In Lodderomyces elongisporus chromosome 2, complete sequence, the following proteins share a genomic window:
- the RPB2 gene encoding DNA-directed RNA polymerase II subunit RPB2: MSHDQEMDDPYMYDADVEAQNITPEDCWTVISSFFQEKGLVSQQLDSFDEFIESTIQELVWEDSHLILDQPAQHTSEKDHDNKRYEINFGKIYISKPTQTEGDGTTHPMFPQEARLRNLTYSSPIYVDMTKRVFTSDDNKRIDNELEWHEIDVEGEKKTSKVYLGKVPIMLRSKFCMLRDLGEHEFYELKECPYDMGGYFVINGSEKVLIAQERSAANIVQVFKKAAPSPISHVAEIRSAIEKGSRLISSMQIKLYGRDEKGTSARTIKATLPYIKEDIPIVIVFRALGIVPDGDILEHICYDQNDWQMLEMLKPCVEEGFVIQEREVALDFIGRRGVLGIRREKRIQYAKDILQKELLPNITQEEGFETRKAFYLGYMVNRLLLCALERKEPDDRDHFGKKRLDLAGPLLANLFRILFKKLTKDIYNYMQRCVENDKEFNLTLAVKSQTITDGLRYSLATGNWGEQKKAMSSRAGVSQVLNRYTYSSTLSHLRRTNTPIGRDGKIAKPRQLHNTHWGLVCPAETPEGQACGLVKNLSLMSCISVGTPSDPILSFLRDWGLEPLEDYTPANSPDVTRVFVNGVWVGVHREPASLVDYMRDLRRNGDISPEVSLIRDIREKEFKIFTDAGRVYRPLFIVDDKPDSATKGDLKLQKEHVNQLLESSYEGYDEDDEDAAPKYTWSSLVKEGIVEYVDAEEEETIMIAMTPDDLEASKSSLTETQQQNLQMEEQELDPAKRIKPTNSSNTHTFTHCEIHPSMILGVAASIIPFPDHNQSPRNTYQSAMGKQAMGVFLTNYSVRMDTMANILYYPQKPLATTRAMEHLKFRELPAGQNAIVAIACYSGYNQEDSMIMNQSSIDRGLFRSLFFRSYMDLEKRQGMKALETFEKPSRSDTLRLKHGTYEKLDDDGLIAPGVRVSGEDIIIGKTTPIPPDTEELGQRTQYHTKRDASTPLRSTESGIVDQVLLTTNGDGAKFVKVRMRTTKIPQIGDKFASRHGQKGTIGVTYRHEDMPFTSEGVVPDLIINPHAIPSRMTVAHLIECLLSKVSALSGLEGDASPFTDVTAEAVSKLLREHGYQSRGFEVMYNGHTGKKLMAQVFFGPTYYQRLRHMVDDKIHARARGPVQVLTRQPVEGRSRDGGLRFGEMERDCMIAHGAAGFLKERLMEASDAFRVHVCGVCGLMSVIANLKKNQFECRSCKNKTNIYQIHIPYAAKLLFQELMAMNITPRLYTESSGVSIRA, encoded by the coding sequence ATGTCACACGATCAAGAGATGGATGATCCGTATATGTATGATGCGGATGTCGAGGCGCAGAACATTACCCCGGAGGATTGTTGGACAGTTATTTCGTCGTTTTTCCAGGAAAAGGGTTTAGTTTCACAGCAACTCGACTCGTTTGATGAATTCATTGAATCAACAATTCAAGAATTAGTATGGGAAGATTCCCACTTGATTTTGGACCAGCCAGCACAGCATACATCGGAAAAGGACCATGATAACAAGAGATATGAGAtcaattttggaaaaatttaCATCTCCAAGCCAACTCAGACTGAAGGTGATGGTACTACGCACCCTATGTTTCCGCAAGAAGCAAGACTTCGTAATCTTACATACTCTTCGCCCATATATGTTGATATGACAAAGCGAGTGTTTACATCTGATGATAACAAGCGAATAGATAACGAGTTGGAGTGGCATGAAATCGACGTTgaaggagagaaaaagactTCAAAGGTTTATCTCGGTAAAGTTCCTATAATGTTGAGATCAAAATTCTGTATGTTGAGAGACTTGGGAGAACATGAATTTTATGAGTTAAAGGAATGTCCTTATGATATGGGTGGATATTTCGTCATTAATGGGTCAGAGAAAGTCCTTATTGCCCAGGAAAGAAGTGCAGCAAATATCGTGCAAGTGTTTAAAAAAGCAGCACCATCACCAATCTCACATGTAGCAGAAATTAGATCGGCAATCGAAAAGGGGTCACGTTTGATCTCGTCAATGCAAATCAAGTTATATGGTCGTGATGAGAAGGGAACCTCTGCAAGAACTATCAAGGCTACTTTGCCATATATCAAGGAAGACATCCCCATTGTTATTGTATTTAGAGCATTGGGTATCGTGCCAGATGGTGATATCTTGGAGCACATTTGTTATGATCAGAATGATTGGCAAATGTTGGAGATGTTGAAACCATGTGTCGAAGAAGGTTTTGTTATTCAAGAGCGTGAAGTTGCACTTGATTTCATTGGTAGAAGAGGTGTTCTTGGTATTCGTAGAGAAAAACGTATTCAATATGCTAAGgatattttgcaaaaggAGTTGCTTCCAAACATCACACAAGAGGAAGGTTTTGAAACACGAAAGGCGTTTTACCTTGGTTACATGGTGAATAGATTATTACTTTGTGCGttggaaagaaaggaacCAGACGACAGAGATCATTTCGGTAAAAAAAGGCTAGATTTAGCGGGACCTTTATTAGCCAACTTGTTCCGAATCttgtttaaaaaattaacaaaagaTATTTACAACTACATGCAGAGATGTGTTGAAAATGATAAGGAGTTTAACTTGACATTGGCTGTTAAGTCCCAAACAATTACTGATGGGTTAAGATACTCCCTTGCCACCGGTAACTGGGGTGAGCAAAAGAAAGCCATGAGTTCCAGAGCTGGTGTCTCACAAGTGTTGAATAGATACACTTACTCGTCTACATTGTCGCATTTGAGAAGAACCAATACACCAATCGGAAGAGACGGTAAGATTGCCAAACCAAGACAGTTGCATAATACTCATTGGGGTTTGGTTTGTCCTGCCGAGACTCCAGAAGGTCAAGCGTGTGGTTTGGTGAAGAACTTGTCGCTTATGTCGTGTATCTCTGTGGGTACGCCCTCAGATCCTATCTTGTCGTTTCTTCGTGATTGGGGTTTAGAGCCTTTAGAGGATTATACTCCTGCCAACTCACCAGATGTCACTAGAGTTTTTGTTAATGGTGTTTGGGTAGGTGTCCACAGGGAGCCAGCTTCTTTGGTTGATTATATGCGTGATCTTAGACGAAATGGTGACATTTCTCCTGAAGTGTCACTCATCAGAGATATTAGGGAGAAGGAATTCAAAATCTTTACTGATGCAGGTAGAGTTTATCGTCCATTATTCATTGTTGACGATAAACCTGATTCTGCTACCAAAGGTGatttgaaacttcaaaaaGAACATGTTAATCAGCTTTTGGAGTCTTCATACGAAGGatatgatgaagatgatgaggatGCGGCACCAAAATATACATGGTCTTCATTGGTTAAGGAAGGTATTGTTGAATATGTCGAtgctgaagaagaagaaacgaTTATGATTGCCATGACGCCCGATGATCTTGAAGCTTCAAAGAGCAGTTTGACCGAgactcaacaacaaaacttgCAAATGGAAGAGCAAGAGCTTGATCCAGCAAAGAGAATCAAACCCACAAACAGTAGTAACACGCATACGTTTACTCATTGTGAGATTCACCCTTCAATGATTCTTGGTGTTGCAGCCTCGATTATTCCGTTCCCTGATCATAATCAATCGCCACGTAACACATATCAATCTGCGATGGGTAAGCAAGCCATGGGTGTCTTTTTGACAAACTATTCAGTGAGAATGGACACAATGGCTAATATTCTTTACTATCCTCAAAAACCTCTTGCCACCACTAGGGCTATGGAACATTTGAAGTTTAGAGAACTTCCTGCAGGACAAAATGCCATTGTTGCCATTGCATGTTACTCTGGTTACAACCAAGAAGATTCTATGATTATGAACCAATCTTCAATTGATAGAGGTTTGTTTAgatctttgttctttagaTCATACATGGACCTTGAGAAACGACAAGGAATGAAGGCATTGGAAACATTTGAGAAGCCTTCGAGGTCAGATACTTTACGTTTGAAACATGGAACTTATGAGAAATTAGATGACGATGGATTAATTGCACCTGGTGTGAGAGTCAGTGGAGAGGATATTATTATTGGTAAGACGACGCCTATTCCACCTGACACCGAGGAATTGGGTCAAAGGACGCAATACCATACAAAGAGAGACGCATCAACACCATTGAGAAGTACTGAGTCCGGTATTGTTGATCAAGTGTTGTTGACAAcaaatggtgatggtgcCAAGTTTGTGAAGGTGAGAATGAGAACAACCAAGATTCCACAAATTGGTGACAAGTTTGCTTCTCGACACGGTCAAAAGGGTACCATTGGTGTTACATATAGACATGAGGATATGCCGTTCACGAGTGAAGGTGTTGTACCTGATTTGATTATTAATCCTCACGCAATTCCATCTCGTATGACGGTTGCGCATTTGATTGAGTGTCTTTTGTCTAAAGTGTCGGCATTGTCAGGTCTTGAAGGTGATGCGTCGCCATTCACAGATGTCACTGCTGAAGCTGTTTCCAAGTTGCTTAGAGAACATGGTTACCAATCAAGAGGATTTGAAGTTATGTACAATGGTCATACAGGTAAAAAGCTTATGGCGCAAGTCTTTTTTGGTCCAACATATTATCAAAGATTGAGACATATGGTCGACGACAAGATCCATGCCAGAGCTAGAGGTCCCGTGCAAGTGTTGACTAGGCAACCAGTTGAAGGTAGATCAAGAGATGGTGGTTTACGTTTCGGAGAGATGGAGAGAGATTGTATGATTGCGCACGGTGCAGCCGGGTTCCTTAAAGAAAGGTTGATGGAAGCCTCAGATGCATTCCGTGTGCATGTTTGTGGAGTATGTGGTTTAATGTCTGTTATTGcaaatttgaagaagaatcaATTCGAGTGTCGTTCGTGTAAGAACAAGACAAATATTTACCAGATCCACATTCCATACGCAGCCAAATTATTATTCCAAGAGTTGATGGCGATGAACATTACCCCGAGATTGTACACAGAGAGTTCGGGAGTGAGTATCAGGGCATAA
- the MRP20 gene encoding mitochondrial 54S ribosomal protein YmL41 (BUSCO:EOG09264HX6), with translation MEFKTRSLMTSISKMCTRSIHHYNPPSKYPKVNVKDVELNPPKYGFRKVLKPTLAQSPTKTLFPSAEIAKLYVENGKPIPNRFVSRIDSETARQNFEEFQEKLAMDEPHFKIGKKQVFLPGGRICLLRNNAKHTPYQAKFLVPKKMNKLDLRDYLWHVYGLRALNITVQLQPAKWVRNHRDLARHRVPQMKKMTIDMAEPFVWPEVSKTLLDKLESEKNNMEELVMRGYAQGSDKKKPIDSYDGMFKENDKVERFIPKSFAKSSVKAMKQIGGHLKSADTRAQVSNFLKL, from the coding sequence ATGGAGTTCAAGACAAGGTCTTTGATGACCTCTATATCCAAAATGTGCACACGGTCTATCCATCACTACAACCCACCCAGCAAATACCCCAAAGTCAATGTCAAAGATGTTGAATTGAACCCACCTAAATACGGATTCCGTAAAGTGCTAAAACCAACTCTTGCACAATCTCCAACAAAGACCTTGTTTCCTAGTGCAGAGATTGCTAAATTATATGTGGAAAACGGTAAACCCATCCCCAATAGATTTGTGAGTCGCATCGATTCCGAGACTGCACGCCAAAATTTCGAAGAATTCCAAGAGAAGTTAGCAATGGACGAACCACACTTTAAGATTGGTAAGAAGCAAGTGTTTTTACCAGGTGGTAGAATCTGTTTATTGAGAAACAACGCTAAGCATACTCCATATCAGGCTAAATTTCTTGTGCCTAAAAAGATGAACAAGTTGGACTTGAGAGATTACCTATGGCATGTGTATGGATTAAGAGCTTTGAATATCACTGTGCAATTACAACCAGCAAAATGGGTGAGGAATCATAGGGATTTGGCCAGACACAGAGTCCCAcagatgaaaaagatgacCATCGATATGGCTGAACCTTTTGTGTGGCCTGAAGTGTCAAAGACGCTCTTGGATAAATTGGAGAGTGAGAAGAACAATATGGAAGAGTTGGTGATGCGCGGATATGCTCAAGGCTcagacaaaaagaaacctATTGATTCATACGACGGAATGTTTAAAGAGAACGATAAGGTGGAAAGATTTATTCCTAAATCATTTGCCAAGTCGAGTGTCAAGGCGATGAAGCAAATTGGTGGACACCTCAAGTCTGCTGACACGAGAGCACAAGTGTCGAATTTCTTGAAATTATAA
- the MRPL23 gene encoding 54S ribosomal protein L23, mitochondrial (BUSCO:EOG092654LJ), whose protein sequence is MSQKIGTAVSALTRVWHHVDVAADDRTLGRLASQIAITLQGKHKPTFTPNRDHGDYVVVTNCAHLKITGNKLKDKTYWSHTTRPGSLNLIPMERMIANKGYGEVLRRAVKGMIPKNKHRLVRMNRLRLYDGDEHPYKENLIAFADEVQDMKQKLAELEKKETERAGLREKYLSRQ, encoded by the coding sequence ATGTCTCAAAAAATTGGTACTGCCGTACTGGCATTAACAAGGGTATGGCACCACGTTGATGTTGCCGCCGACGATAGAACATTGGGTAGACTAGCTTCGCAAATTGCAATTACTTTACAAGGTAAACACAAGCCAACGTTCACACCAAATCGTGACCACGGAGATTATGTTGTGGTGACAAATTGTGCACACTTGAAAATTACGGGtaacaaattgaaagataAGACATACTGGAGTCACACAACACGACCAGGCTCCTTGAATTTAATTCCTATGGAAAGGATGATTGCAAATAAAGGTTATGGTGAAGTTTTGAGAAGAGCTGTAAAGGGTATGATCCctaaaaataaacacaGATTGGTGAGAATGAATAGATTGAGATTATACGACGGTGACGAGCATCCATACAAGGAAAATCTAATAGCATTTGCTGATGAAGTTCAAGATATGAAACAAAAGCTCGCtgaattggaaaagaaggaaactGAAAGGGCGGGACTTCGGGAAAAATATTTAAGTCGTCAATAA